The following coding sequences lie in one Chanos chanos chromosome 4, fChaCha1.1, whole genome shotgun sequence genomic window:
- the LOC115810358 gene encoding serum amyloid P-component-like, translated as MRTLAFFLTLFSICAAERRDLSGKVFTFPRVSATDYTTLTPDVEKILFSVTVCLRFFTDLSNSQTLFSLATRSHADGFVLFRRSQGHYQLYLADTGVDFYGLPDKLIHWNSLCVTWDSSTGLSQLWVNGEASSRKALHPGGSIIGTPSIILGQDQDSYGGGFHTYDCFVGQLSDVHMWDRILSPCEVMKYTDYMSFPPGNMLNWQNLEFSRQGYVVVEDNRAPTHMTCPGRD; from the exons ATGAGGACACTTGCATTTttcctcactctgttttccATCTGTGCAGCTGAGAGAAGGG ATCTTTCTGGCAAGGTCTTCACCTTCCCTCGTGTGTCTGCCACAGACTACACGACACTGACTCCAGATGTTGAAAAAATCCTcttcagtgtcactgtgtgtctgaggttcttCACAGACCTCAGTAACTCACAGACTCTCTTCTCCTTAGCCACTCGTTCTCATGCCGATGGTTTTGTGCTGTTCAGACGCAGTCAGGGACACTACCAGCTGTATTTGGCTGATACTGGTGTTGATTTCTATGGCTTGCCTGACAAGTTGATTCACTGGAATTCACTTTGTGTCACCTGGGACTCCTCCACGGGTTTGTCTCAACTATGGGTAAATGGAGAAGCTAGTTCCAGAAAGGCTCTTCATCCAGGAGGTTCTATCATTGGTACTCCCAGTATCATACTGGGTCAGGATCAGGACTCCTATGGTGGCGGATTCCATACTTATGACTGTTTTGTGGGTCAGCTCTCTGATGTGCACATGTGGGACCGTATTCTATCCCCCTGTGAGGTGATGAAGTATACAGACTATATGTCCTTCCCACCTGGCAACATGCTAAACTGGCAGAACTTGGAGTTTAGCAGACAAGGATATGTGGTGGTAGAGGACAATAGGGCACCAACACACATGACATGCCCTGGCAGAGATTAA